The following are from one region of the Hymenobacter radiodurans genome:
- a CDS encoding patatin-like phospholipase family protein has translation MREIGLALSGGGARGIAHLGVLAALDELEIPIGRLVGVSSGAIVGAFYAAGFKPAEVLRLFTAMPITRLLRPAFSRHGLLNLDAVKQLLEEHLGGNFTFADLQRPLTLVATDLVEGVSVYFSEGPLLPALLGSSAVPVLYRPVEYQGRQLVDGGLLNNLPVEPLLDQDVVIVGVHCNPVNPAARITTFRSLVERTLLLGINANTPARRLRCDLLIEPPELRNFRTLSYRRATELYDIGYHYTISLAPQLRALQ, from the coding sequence ATGCGGGAAATCGGCTTGGCGTTATCAGGAGGTGGGGCGCGTGGCATTGCGCATCTGGGCGTGCTGGCGGCGCTGGATGAGCTAGAAATTCCGATTGGCCGGTTGGTAGGAGTGAGCTCGGGGGCAATTGTGGGGGCTTTTTATGCAGCTGGCTTCAAGCCGGCTGAGGTACTGCGCCTGTTTACGGCCATGCCTATTACCCGCTTGCTACGCCCGGCATTTAGTCGGCATGGGTTACTCAATCTGGATGCAGTTAAACAACTCTTGGAAGAGCATCTGGGGGGCAATTTTACCTTCGCCGATTTGCAGCGCCCGCTCACGCTGGTAGCAACTGATTTGGTGGAAGGTGTGTCGGTGTACTTTTCGGAGGGGCCATTGCTGCCGGCCTTGCTGGGGTCGTCGGCGGTGCCGGTGCTTTATCGGCCCGTGGAGTATCAGGGGCGGCAGCTGGTGGATGGCGGCTTACTGAATAACCTGCCCGTAGAGCCGCTGCTAGATCAGGATGTTGTCATAGTTGGTGTGCATTGCAACCCCGTAAATCCGGCGGCGCGTATCACTACATTTCGGAGCCTAGTAGAGCGGACTTTGCTGCTAGGCATCAATGCCAATACGCCCGCCCGCCGTCTGCGCTGCGATTTGCTTATTGAGCCACCTGAACTGCGCAACTTCCGCACGCTCAGCTACCGCCGGGCCACGGAGCTCTACGATATCGGCTATCACTACACGATAAGTCTGGCGCCGCAGCTGCGCGCCCTTCAATAA
- a CDS encoding 1-acyl-sn-glycerol-3-phosphate acyltransferase, which produces MPRASTTPFFWYYFSKFWFWITGWKLVSRVPPGITKAIMIAAPHTSNWDILYARASFFLMNVPVRFTVKKEWVDNPFVGWLMRSLGALPVDRSRNNSLVDGMIKLFKERDDLVILITPEGTRQYQPKWRKGFYYAAEGANVPILLGFLDYKNKESGVGGPIYPTGNYEADLEQIQAFYRTKTGKYPEKGVR; this is translated from the coding sequence ATGCCAAGAGCCTCTACTACGCCTTTCTTCTGGTACTACTTTTCTAAATTCTGGTTTTGGATAACCGGCTGGAAACTGGTTTCGCGGGTGCCGCCGGGCATCACGAAGGCCATCATGATTGCGGCTCCGCATACTAGCAACTGGGATATTCTCTACGCTCGCGCTTCCTTTTTTCTGATGAATGTGCCCGTGCGCTTCACTGTAAAAAAAGAGTGGGTCGATAATCCGTTTGTGGGCTGGCTGATGCGCTCCTTAGGCGCGTTGCCCGTTGATCGGAGCCGCAATAATAGCCTTGTGGATGGCATGATAAAGCTGTTTAAGGAACGCGATGATCTGGTGATTCTTATCACGCCGGAAGGCACTCGGCAATATCAGCCCAAGTGGCGCAAAGGGTTTTATTATGCGGCTGAGGGAGCCAATGTGCCGATTCTGCTGGGTTTTCTGGACTATAAAAACAAAGAATCGGGCGTAGGCGGACCAATTTATCCTACGGGAAATTACGAGGCCGACTTAGAGCAGATTCAAGCCTTTTACCGAACAAAAACGGGCAAGTATCCGGAGAAAGGCGTGCGCTAA
- a CDS encoding MBL fold metallo-hydrolase: protein MNLYTIDTGLFKLDGGAMFGVVPKSMWQKLNPPDANNMCTWAMRSLLIEDGNRLILIDNGMGNKQDEKFRSHFYPHGDDTLENSLRQRGFTSADITDVFLTHLHFDHCGGSVVRTPGGKLEVAFPNATYWSNEAHWKWAVTPNAREKASFLKENILPIQESGHLRFLAPGAASALPQFREIIFADGHTEKMMVPVLEYKGRTLAFMADLLPSAGHIPLPYVMGYDVRPLETLSEKEAVLNRAAAENWVLLLQHDPTSAACTVQATDRGVRLAETLRVEDL from the coding sequence GCTGAATCCGCCCGACGCCAACAATATGTGCACCTGGGCCATGCGTAGCCTGCTGATTGAGGATGGCAACCGCCTCATCCTCATCGACAACGGCATGGGCAACAAGCAAGACGAGAAGTTCAGGTCGCACTTTTACCCACACGGCGATGACACGCTGGAGAATTCACTGCGGCAGCGAGGCTTCACGTCCGCCGATATTACCGACGTATTTTTGACCCACTTACACTTCGACCACTGCGGTGGCTCGGTGGTGCGTACGCCGGGGGGCAAATTGGAAGTGGCTTTCCCCAATGCTACCTATTGGTCAAACGAGGCGCACTGGAAATGGGCCGTGACGCCGAATGCGCGCGAGAAAGCCAGCTTTCTCAAGGAGAATATTCTGCCAATTCAAGAAAGCGGGCACTTGCGGTTTCTGGCGCCTGGTGCAGCTTCGGCGCTGCCGCAGTTTCGGGAAATAATTTTTGCTGACGGCCACACAGAGAAAATGATGGTGCCAGTGCTGGAGTATAAAGGCCGTACGCTGGCGTTTATGGCCGATTTGCTGCCTTCAGCAGGACACATTCCGTTGCCGTACGTGATGGGATATGATGTGCGTCCGTTAGAGACGTTGAGCGAAAAGGAAGCCGTACTCAACCGCGCTGCTGCCGAAAACTGGGTGCTTCTGCTGCAACACGACCCCACTAGTGCTGCCTGCACCGTGCAGGCCACCGATAGAGGGGTGCGCCTGGCGGAAACGCTGCGCGTGGAAGATCTTTAA